The genomic stretch CTAGGTTGAAACTGGAAGTTCCATTCTATTTTGGCATGTATAAGTAGGACTGTGCTGTTAACTTGTAAAATGTCACAATATTTGCAATTGGATTTTGCCTGGTACTTGTTGATTCAGTATGGTTTAGATGCATCTCTGAAAAGTTGTATTAAGAGTGTTGTGTTAGGATCAACAGAGGTTAGATTTAGAATTTTCCTTAGCAAATATGAATGTTTAATGAAGCTAGATTCATTTTTCTGTCATTTTTCTCCGCTCATTTGTTAAAATAAATCCATGTGATTGGGGATCTGAGGTAATTTATTAAGAACCAAGTGAATCTGTACATGGGCTTTAGGGGTTCTGATAATGTTTGGAGCATGTTCATCTCAATTTGAATTTACTAAATAGTCGGTAGCATAAATGGCTCATCTTTAACTTTTACAATTAGTTGAGGCATGAATTTAGTTATTATCTCAGAATGATTAATGCTAGACTTTGGGCTGTTAATGTAGTCAGTGCTGATTGTTAATGTATTCAAAAGATAAGAGTATACTTACAGATGTATTCAAAATATAAGAGTATACTTACATCGGATTTGCATTTTTGTGGGTAATAAGCGGGCTAcgtataataattttaaaagttgGGCCAATAGTTGGGTTTTGAAATACAGTATTTGGATTTGTATTAAAATTGGAAGAACTTGAATCCTTTAATATATCACGTTTGTAACCTGATACTGGGCTGCCTTGGACCCCGGATTGAAACAATAATTGGACTCACTTTCTTCTAGTTTGAACTTCAATAAAATCCTTCGTGAACTATCAGGTTTTCCATTTCCTTAATCAAGCTCCGTTAAGTAttgaggtgagccatattagTGACACAAGTAGTTTATGGCCCTCCgagatttttagtttaaatatcctttaaaaatagcattgaggtgcgccgcgccaaataaaacCTCAAATGTGTGGCCTTCATTTAATTGTTTCTTTTAAAATTCATAGAactcgaggcatgccatttagcaaattttcgtggccctcgcaaagttaaaaatgcatagttgctttaggcgcgttacttTAATGATTCATCTTCctaaaattcgggtgtgcatttatgtgacccaaatccaaatctcaacaatgttaaaatatgtcgaagaccgcgggcgcatttatgtgacgtggttcaacacgtgttttaataacgttgcaatattcctaaaattaaataaaagcggaaaAGGTTAAAAAATTGCACATATGTTCAAAATGtactaaaatcaaataattaagccaattacaacagttgagcgaccgtgctagaaccacggaactcggaaatgcctaacacattctctcgggttaacagaatttcttacccggatttctggttcacggactgttaaacagagtcattcttttcctcaattcgggattttaaactggtgacttgggacaccataattatcccaagtggcgactctgaatctttaataatataatcccatttcgattgtcctttaattggaaaaactctcttacaccctttccggggtgtagtgtaaaaaggaggtgtgacagacttCATCACCCATTATTTTCTACTCTTCACTTTATTTTTCAGCTCTCTCTTCATCTATTGTTTCCCAAGTATTTCCCTCATATCAAGAACGTTTCaggtttttttcaaatttttttttcatgtAACATTCTTTTCAAGAAGGCCTTTTCATCACCTTTCAGCCATCATTAGTCACCATTTTTTACTTAACCATCCCATTCTTCAAATTTATCAATTAATATTATGATCTAAGCAACAATGCTCAAGGAAGCAGGGTGCAATAACTAGGGATTCAACAAAAGGATCAAGACAAAAATACGGCTTCCAAACAAAAGGCTACATGCTCAAAGGGCTAACTAGTGGTATAATATCTGAAAAGGCTAAAATTCACAAGACATATCAAAGAAAGCCTATTATCATCTTCTAAACAGAGCAACACTTTTATTTCGCTTCAATAACAtgcagggcaagttctagactaagatGCATAACATGGAATATGTAAGAAAtcctcaccacacatggcacgaGTATCACTCAAGATGGCTCAATTCTACTCTACGACAAACAGGGTCATAGCGAATGACAAAACAAGAATAAGTTATATATAGAGTCACAACCCTGAGCTTAGGCGTCGAAAGTTTGCTATTTTATTCATTACTCAAGCACTCAGAGGAAAGTACTACTTAAACTCAGACCTAAATATGCTAGTACCAAACAAGTCACAAAGTTTTTTCTTCTCCCTCTTTTTCTACTCCTAAAAGAAATCtaatcctaaaaataaaaaattacccGGTTCAAGTTAtatcccttggaaaagaaccgatgcacaaagaaaaaccaagggggattaTTACCTAACTAAAACTAAttagaacaaaagaaaatatttttagattttattttattgggccttaatccctcaagaaagctATCCACAAAATCCATCATCAGGAAAAGTCCTaattttctgaatttttttttccgtttttttaacaaaaaaaattacTACACTAAGAACGAGTACTCCAACTAAACTAAGATAGCACAGAAAATCACCCAGACAAtttcctcaccccacacttaatatTGTGCAATGTCCTAAATGCACATTGAAAATAATAatagggtaaaagagactccctggtaggccaaaggccgaagaatTAGCAACTCacgggatactcagacttctcccaggtatGATCCCTTGTGcgagtacctcacacttagtttcaaccaCCTGCTCGCTTTTGCACATTTCCTATGGCTTTGCTCCCTGTGCTCAAAATCCTACAAAATAAAacaacactacaaaaataatacaatacgaaaacaaatcaaaaataaaagaaagcagtaaaactGAGTTGCCTCCTAACAAGTGCCTAATTTAACGCCGTGGCACTACGTGAACCACTTTTTCCTCCACCTCAAACTTATGAATTGTACCCCTAACATGACATCCAATCTGCAGCTATGCTCCAATGGTGGGGCTACAACGATAACCAGGCCAAGTAATAAATTTTTCACTCTACACTTCTCGGCCTTTAGAttaggaatgtaatttttgctttttggcacaacaaattcaagaatatagtCACTCTCATCCTCACTCTTTGACCCCCTCATTGGCTCAGATGGCTCGATTACTATCATTACCCCCTCTTCGACCGATCATTCATCAACGTTGTCAGAAGACAACACCGTTCCGCATATTCGCCTAATCGAGAATATCTATCCCAATACCAACCTttactcccatattcaaattcagatcTCCAAGAGGTCAGGCCATGACAATCCCAAAAATACGGGCCATAAAAGTCTTCTGTCAACCAAGTGTCTTTGTAAATAACCTTACCTCCATATATCTCATCCCCAGATGTCATATTGAGAGAACTAGAAACACAGAAAATatcaaatatttataaatataaaaatatatgcaaaaaaatagataaaattaaaagTCTAATCTAGAAAAATAGCTAATTTTAAGTCcccggcaacagcgccaaaaaCTTGTTACGGCCAAATACACACGCAAATATACGCGGtcatcaagtaataaagtgactaaagtCGAATGTCGATCTCACAAGGACTtttgattaactattaactaaattagactatcctaattatctaaacaagaattaaacctaaaagtatttgattctaaactaattaaataaagaatataaataatgaactttgaacagaaaaaagagcagatttttatgatatcaatgcaatgaaaacgatctagggttatgggctatctaacattcctattgtattcttcaattgaattgactaactaatttatctagtttattggttgacagggttaatattgctcataagaatctgacgagttcttactcgcctattcaagctaacctaacgcttATATGTCTCTGGAGTTATAATCAACAAGAACAtatttataattcctgtaaatcaaccaagcaagacaattaggtatatgtctatcctaaccgtGAATCCGTTCCCCGaagcccaggttcaagaacttgctctactcaatcttatatgcaatctagaattctcactttcgagttcaactctagattcgtagatagtatttaattggtgatcaaacaatcaaataatgaagtgcaggattgaataaataaaccaatacgataaatcaagaaatcaaaatcaatattcgaataacaatagtcatgaaagaaccacaaccctggaacgtgaagtttagctccacatagacatggtagcaaaaCAATAAATCAtacaaaaaaacataaaaattactaagtttggaggaagaaagatggaacttgatgaattccgaccTTCACGACGGCTCTGCGCTTGTGTTTTACTCTCAAAAAACGTTCTCTCTCTCCAAAATAGGTTTTAAACCCCTTTTACATGAGTTGAGGTTGTATAGGACTAAAATAATATTATCCCGGACGAAATAGAAAAACCCACGCAACTTAGCGTCCAGGCCAGCGCCCAACGCTGACCGTGGCGCTGGAGGCAGTGAGCTTTTCGTTCTATTCCTTCACGTtaattttcatccattgcatttAGAATGCAATTGCATTCTATAtctttcttgttttgtttgtctccACTTGGGGGGACAAAACCAAAGGGTGTCcccctttttttattattttaatttttttctttttcttttgcgtTTTATCCAATTTTGCTCCAAATCTCTTTATTTTCATACCGCTTTTTTCCTTCAcagttaaaatataatattaagcataaaaTAATATAACTAATATTCAAATGACGAGTAAAAGTATCAGAATATGAGATAACAATGGATATCATATGCATTTTTGGCCGAACATCAACGATCGGTTGGTATGTGGAATAAAGTAGgataaaatgtaaaattaaatttaTACTGTGTTTAATTGGGGTATAAATTCATATAGTAAACCAAACTAGTATAAGTTTAATCCCAAATTTAATCCTGAATATCCTACCCTATCTCACCTTATCCCGTCAAACGTAACATTATTTTATCCTATCTTATGTGAGATAAAATAGACCAGAATTTATAATTCCACAATTATAACCTTGGGATAATTTAATCCGCATATCAAGCGATGACCACAATTTATATGATGAGAAAAaggtactccctccggtccataaTAATTGGCCAATTTGCCTTGGACACATCcattaaggaaatactaaattttagacaaaaatagttagtatgactaaactaccaTTCATTAAATATTGCAGCATAGTTATAGTAGCacttacttctcttctcaaatgtAAGGAATAaatgactttttagggatatgtacataagagtaattttggaaaaataaattaattttttttattatataaatggacacttattttggaccaaaatttaaaaagtaaattggtcacttattatggaccggagggagtaatttATAATGGGAATATTCTCTCCCTCTTTTAACCTGCTCTTCTTGTCTTCTGTTCTCATATTCATATTCTATGCTTGTGATCCTCTTTGTTAGTAATATTTTACATCTCTTTCGTGATGATACCTTTTAATCTGTTACAAAAATAATGAACCTTTTTCATGTTTAGAAATTTTAAATCTAAAGCTTTTCATTTGCATATGATTTTATACGCATACAATGTGAACAAGAAATATGCCATAATGTTCTGAAACCCAAAATTGTtctattattatcattatttttataTATGAATAGAGTCAGATTTAGAATTTAAGCTCTATAGTTTCAACCTCTAAGAATTTTAGCATTAAACTCATCGTATTTTAAAATTATGTGTTCGATCAAATTTACTATTTTGTAGTAATTCAGATGTAGAGCAAATTATATAGAATGAatgaatgaagaagaagaagaagaagaagaagaagaagaagaagaagaagaaggaacgaAGAGGAAGAGAACATACAAATGTAATCAATTAGGCTAGAATTCTTATCTCTTTATTATGATTCATCTGTattataatacatatatatatatatatatagagtgcATATCCATGATATTGCAGCTCTAGATTACAATTATGAAAAGAATCTATCTTAACTAACACTTAAACCGATTTTACTAACTTAACTAACTCTAACAAACTTTAACTAACTTAACTAACTTTTTGAAGTTTATGAACTGAGTTAGATTTTAGCTATCTTTACTTCGTATTTCTTCCATCATACTCAATACTCCCCCTCAAGTTAGGTGGTGTAAAGATGTTGTGCAATCCTGGCTTGGACCTTAGATACATGTGTTGAGTTTTGTTTAACCCTTTGGTAAGTATGTCAGCTGGTTGTTCAGTAGTACCAATGTATTTTGTCTTCACAACACCTTGttgtattttctctcttatgAAGTGGCAATCTATCTTAATGTATGTAGTTCTTTTGTGGAAAACTGGATTAGCTGCAATTTGAATTGTAGCTTTGCTGTCACTGTAGATGGTTACAGGAAGTTCAACTTTGAAGCCAATTTCTTTGAGCATTCCTAATATCCATGTCAATTCTGCTACTGCTGAAGCCATGCTTCTATATTCAAATTCAGTAGAACTCCTTGAAATTGTAGTTTGTTTCTTTGATTTCCAACACAGTTGAATCTCCAATTTTTACTAAGAAACCAGTGACTGACTTTCTTATTTGTGGACATGCTGCCCAGTTAGTATCACAAAATGTTATGATGTTATCTTGTGACTTATTGGATAAGAGCACTCCTAGACCAGGCTCATTTTTTATATACTTAACTATTCTATGAGCTGCTTTCATATGAGATCTTTTTGGTTGTTGTAGAAATTGGCTTAGATTCTGCACGCTGAaagctatgtcaggccttgtgacTGTGAGATATAACAACTTTCCAATAAGCCTTTGATATGAACCTATGTCAGATATGACTTCATCCTTAGTAATTGAGACAGTTGACAAATGTTCATCATATTCCTTGGTTGTGAGTTTTGAATTACTGTCCATAGGTGTTCCTATTGGTTTTGCAGCTGAAAGACCAAGTTCATATATTAGTTCTAATGCATATTTTCTTTGATGCACTGATATTCCATTTTCTGACCTTGCAAATTCAATCCCTAGAATGTACTTTAATTCACCCAAGTCCTTTATCTTGAAGGATTTCTGTAATGCAGCTTTGGTATCTTGTATGAGTTCTAAATTGTCACCTGTTAtcagcatatcatcaacataaatgaGCACTACTATAGTGCCTCTGTCTGTTCTCTTAATGATCAGAGAATGATCAAATTTACTTTTAACAAACTGGAACCTTAACAAGGCTTCTATTAATTTAGCATTCCATTGTCTTGGTGCCTGCTTTAGTCCATATAGGGATTTTATGAGTCTACATACTTAGTATCCCCCTGACTCTGAAATTCCTGTGGTAGTATCATATATATCTCATCAGTAAGATCTCCCTGTAGAAATGCATTAtatacatccatttgatgtatgTGCCAACTTCTTGCAGCTGCTATAGATAGAACTGACCTTACTGTTACCATTTTGACTACAGGAGAGAATGTCTCTTGGTAGTCTATACCTTCTTGTTGACTGTAGCCTTTTGCTATTAGTCTTGCCTTAAGTCTTTCTACTTCACTTGTTGCCTTGTATTTGACTTTGTATATCCACTTGCATCCAATTGGTTTCTTACCTTCTGGTAAGTTTACTATCTCCCATGTATTATTTTTTTGTAGAGCTTTAATTTCTGCTTGCATAGCTTCAATCCATGCTGGATCCTGAGCTGCCTCAGTATAGGACTGAGGTTCTGTGACTGATGAAAAGGCTGCAAGAAAAGCAGTATACTTTGGTAAGATATTATTATAAGAAATATAGTTAGAAATTGGATAATTAGCTTTGTTATGTAAGCTGAGTGATATGAAATCTTTTTCCATATTGGTGGCCTAGAAGTTCTTGTAGCCTTTCTGGTAGGTTCTACTCTTGGTTTTGCTTTGACACAAGCTGAGATGACAACTGTTGAACTATTGGTGCCCTTGTAATTTGTGGCATAGGTTGTATGTCTGCACTGATCTGTGACTGTAATATGGACTGTGTTTCTGTAGTAATTTCAGGTAGAGGTACTGCTATAGGAGTTTGTAGTTGTTGATTTCTACTTGACTCTTGATAGCTGCTAGAGGTCTGTTGTTCCAATATTTGTGTGTGTTGTTCATATACTTGAGACTCTTTTGTCATAGTATTCTCTGAAACTAGCATCCCCGTTGACAATGAAATACTTGTTAGTAATATCATACATTATATAACCCTTTTCTACTTCTAAGTATCCCATTAGAACACTTGTTCTTGTTCTAGGTTGAAGCTTATCAGTTTCAGCAATACTCTTTGCATAGCAAAGACATCCCATCACTCTTAAATGTTTAACAGAAGGTTTCCTATGATATATTTTTTCATAGGGAGACATTTTTATCACAGATGATGGTAGTCTATTAATAAGATATACAACAGTTTGTACACAGTGTCCCCAGAATTTCAGAGGAATATTTGATTGAAATCTAATTGCTCTTGTTATTTCTAGGATATGTCTGTGTTTCCTTTCTGTTATGCCATTTTGTTGGGGTGTATAAGCACAAGACCTTTGATGTATTATCCCTAATTGTttgaatgtattgttacaagtcTCATTAAGAAACTCAGTACCATTATCTGTTCTAACCACTTTGACCATAGTATTAAACTAAGTTTGAACATATTTTAGGAAGAATGGAATGACAATGCATGCATCAGATTTGAGTTTTAGCAAGTACACCTATGTCATTCTAGTGTAATCATCTACTATGGTTAGAAAGTATTTATTTCCATCAAAGGTTTGAACTTTGTAAGGTCCCCATACATCCATGTGAATAAGATCAAACTTAGCATTGCTTCTACTTAAACTAGTAGGAAAAGGAAGTCTACATTATTTTGCACATGGACATATGCTACACTTGTCGATAGTTTTTGTTATAACCTGACTACTAGCAGGCAAAACCTTATTCAAAGTAGTACTAGCTACATAACCAAATCTCATATGCCATAGTTTTATTTCTTCTATACTGACAACAGTAACTTCATGAGCATTTAATTGTGTTCCTCCAAGTTTTCCAGTAGACTTGTTTAATAGCAGATATAATCCATCATCCTCTTTACCAATCTCCTTCACCTTGCCATTGTAAAGATCCTGAAAAACACAGAAGTTAGGATAGAAAGCAGCTACACAATTCAACTGTTTTGTAGCCTGTGATACTGACATAAGATTATATTTAAACTGAGGTAATAGAAAGACATTTGTTAGAGTACTATTATCATAAATTTTGCTTGAACCAATGTGAGTTACTTTTGATACTTCACCATTTGGTAACTGCACATTTTTTCCATTTGTACTTTTTAGCAAAGAGGCTCTGTATAACATGTTATATCAGACGCCATGTTGTTTGTTGCACCAGTGTCAATGATCTAATCTTTAAGAATTTTGGATACTAACATGACTTTACTGCTGCAAATACCTGGTTCTGTACCTGCTACATTGGCTGAAGAGCTAGTGTGTGAATTGGTACTTTGTTGATGACTTTGATTCAGCATTTGAACAATCTGATCATACTGAGATTGAGTGAAAGCACACACTCCTGTTTGAGTTATTTTTCCTAGAACTTGTGTCACTTGTGAAGGTGTATCTATGTAATGTATCTTGCTTGCTTTATTGTTTCCTTGGTTATCCAGTTGTGTCATTTGATCATTTTCTTCTTGTGAGAGCACATTGTAAGCTGCAGATGATCCACCAGATCCCCCTTTCCTTTTGAACCTAGAATCTTGAAGGTACCCTTTCACCTTATAACAATTTTCTTTGATATGATTCCTCATTTTGCAATGGTCACTGTACAGAATACTGGTTTTTCTAAATCTCTGATTTTGATATCCAGATTTGGAATACATAGCAGTAGGATCAAGATTAGGCATAGTACCCAACAAACCAACTGAGTTGGAGGCTGCCCCCATAGCCTTTTGAGCTTCATCACTTACTATCATAGCATATGCTTGATTCACTAATGGCAATGGTGTCATCAGAAGAATTTGAATTCTAGCCTGTAGGTAGTTATCATTTAGTCTCATTAAAATTGATACAATTTCTGTCGTTGGAGATAAAGAACAAACTCTCTTGATTTATCACATTTGTATCCAGGTAGTAGCACTAATGCTTCTAGTTCAACCCATAGTTCTTTAAGCATAGGGAAATATGTTGCTACAGAAGTTGTTCCTTGGGTTAGCCTAACAATTTCTTGATGTAAACTAaaggatctagacccattcaccTTATTGAATCTTTCTTTAAGATCTTCCCACACATCTTGAGCACTATCAGCATACACCATTCCCCCCAATAAATTGCTAGAAACAATATTCATTATCCAAGATTGAACTATGGCATTACACCTTTTCCACTGGTACCATAATTCCTCCTTAAAGTTTTCTTTCTTCCAAGAACCATCAACAAATCCCAGCTTGTTTCTTCCTAGTAAAGCTATTCTCACATATTTGCTCCATAGAGAATAATTTTCTTCTCCAGTTAACTATAAAGAGATGAGTGAAATGTCACTTACAT from Nicotiana sylvestris chromosome 12, ASM39365v2, whole genome shotgun sequence encodes the following:
- the LOC138882715 gene encoding uncharacterized protein, whose amino-acid sequence is MAINDAENLENGTGLTGEENYSLWSKYVRIALLGRNKLGFVDGSWKKENFKEELWYQWKRCNAIVQSWIMNIVSSNLLGGMVYADSAQDVWEDLKERFNKARIQILLMTPLPLVNQAYAMIVSDEAQKAMGAASNSVGLLGTMPNLDPTAMYSKSGYQNQRFRKTSILYSDHCKMRNHIKENCYKVKGYLQDSRFKRKGGSGGSSAAYNVLSQEENDQMTQLDNQGNNKASKIHYIDTPSQVTQVLGKITQTGVCAFTQSQYDQIVQMLNQSHQQSTNSHTSSSANVAGTEPVSQATKQLNCVAAFYPNFCVFQDLYNGKVKEIGKEDDGLYLLLNKSTGKLGGTQLNAHEVTVVSIEEIKLWHMRFGYVASTTLNKVLPASSQSIAETDKLQPRTRTSVLMGYLEVEKGYIMYDITNKYFIVNGDASFREYYDKRVSTFSSVTEPQSYTEAAQDPAWIEAMQAEIKALQKNNTWEIVNLPEGKKPIGCKWIYKVKYKATSEVERLKARLIAKGYSQQEGIDYQETFSPVVKMAPRQWNAKLIEALLRFQFVKSKFDHSLIIKRTDRGTIVVLIYVDDMLITGDNLELIQDTKAALQKSFKIKDLGELKYILGIEFARSENGISVHQRKYALELIYELGLSAAKPIGTPMDSNSKLTTKEYDEHLSTVSITKDEVISDIGSYQRLIGKLLYLTVTRPDIAFSVQNLSQFLQQPKRSHMKAAHRIVKYIKNEPGLGVLLSNKSQDNIITFCDTNWAACPQIRKSVTGFLVKIGDSTVLEIKETNYNFKEFY